In Zingiber officinale cultivar Zhangliang chromosome 3B, Zo_v1.1, whole genome shotgun sequence, a single window of DNA contains:
- the LOC122054715 gene encoding 2-hydroxyisoflavanone dehydratase-like, with amino-acid sequence MASDNNPVIYDYSPYFLVYKDGSVKRLKAEEQTPAGLDPLTNVDSKDIRISADVSAHIYLPPININSNSTKLSLILYFRGGGFCIFSSASPIVHRHLNGLTAVSSSIILSVDYRRAPEHHIPVQYDDCWAALEWVASHRSDAGLISSYSLKLAGTILLDPYFWGKNLTASEKTADPVLRKKLDQLWGMICPESTAGNDDPRVNPLAAGAPSLADLGCTRMLLCTSEKDAMRDRALMYYEALTKGSEWRGTAELYEAAGEDHEFYLNHPDSNSTAKLRARIAAFLT; translated from the exons ATGGCATCGGACAACAATCCTGTCATCTATGACTACTCTCCTTACTTTCTCGTCTACAAAGACGGCTCTGTCAAGCGGCTCAAGGCCGAGGAGCAAACGCCGGCCGGCCTCGACCCCCTCACTAACGTCGACTCCAAGGATATCCGCATTTCCGCCGATGTCTCCGCCCACATCTATCTTCCTCCTATCAATATCAACTCTAATAGCACAAAGCTCTCCCTCATCCTCTACTTTCGCGGCGGCGGCTTCTGCATATTCTCTTCTGCCTCCCCCATCGTCCACCGCCATCTCAATGGCCTCACGGCCGTCTCCTCTTCTATCATCCTCTCCGTCGACTACCGTCGCGCACCGGAACACCATATCCCTGTGCAATATGATGATTGTTGGGCTGCTCTCGAATGGGTCGCATCCCATCGCAGCGACGCCG GGTTGATCTCCAGTTATAGCTTGAAGCTAGCAGGGACGATACTACTAGATCCTTACTTCTGGGGGAAAAATCTGACAGCCTCAGAGAAAACAGCCGATCCAGTATTAAGGAAGAAGTTGGACCAACTGTGGGGAATGATTTGCCCTGAGTCGACGGCCGGGAATGACGACCCGCGCGTGAATCCCTTGGCGGCGGGAGCGCCGAGTTTGGCAGATCTGGGGTGCACGCGAATGCTGCTGTGCACGTCGGAGAAGGACGCGATGAGGGATCGAGCGCTGATGTACTATGAGGCGTTGACAAAGGGTAGTGAGTGGCGTGGGACGGCGGAGTTGTATGAGGCGGCAGGGGAGGATCATGAATTCTATCTGAATCATCCAGACAGCAACAGCACTGCTAAGCTCCGTGCCAGAATCGCAGCCTTCTTGACTTGA